From Paenibacillus physcomitrellae, the proteins below share one genomic window:
- a CDS encoding DinB family protein: MLKLFEYNWQVRRDWFNWCGTVREEELLNQRTGGIGSILPTLYHIVAVEYGWICGGIQEKAINIPQFKEVASLKKLKDFSARCHEELAPFVYGWNDSLEECIMIDITDEGDREPHKYGEVMRHVIAHEIHHIGQLSIWSREIGVKPVTANLIGRGLFDN, encoded by the coding sequence ATGTTAAAACTATTCGAATATAACTGGCAAGTTCGCAGGGATTGGTTTAATTGGTGTGGAACTGTAAGGGAAGAAGAATTATTGAACCAACGCACTGGCGGTATTGGGTCCATTCTCCCCACGTTGTATCACATAGTGGCAGTCGAGTATGGCTGGATATGTGGTGGAATACAAGAAAAAGCGATTAATATCCCACAATTCAAGGAAGTGGCAAGCTTAAAGAAGTTAAAAGACTTTTCCGCCCGTTGCCACGAGGAACTAGCTCCATTTGTTTATGGTTGGAATGACAGTCTAGAAGAATGCATTATGATTGATATTACGGATGAAGGGGACAGGGAGCCCCATAAATACGGCGAAGTGATGCGGCATGTGATCGCCCACGAGATCCATCACATCGGTCAATTATCTATATGGTCAAGGGAAATTGGCGTGAAGCCGGTTACTGCAAATTTGATCGGCAGAGGGTTATTTGATAATTAG
- a CDS encoding dihydrofolate reductase family protein, with protein MRKLVLFLHASLDGFVEGPNGEMDIGWVSYDADLEKHAKEILSTADTVIWGRGTYQMMHSYWPSVPSNPSASQYERNHAEWIEKTAKIVFSTTLENVEWNNSRLVKEDVEKEIRNLKQQPGKDIVILGSPRFAHHVMGLDLIDEYKITVSPVLIGSGLPLFQGLQEKTNLKLIENKTFDSGAIGLCYQTVR; from the coding sequence ATGAGAAAACTCGTTCTATTTCTGCACGCATCACTTGACGGTTTTGTAGAAGGGCCGAACGGTGAAATGGACATTGGCTGGGTTTCCTACGATGCTGATTTAGAGAAACACGCGAAAGAAATTCTCAGTACTGCCGACACTGTCATTTGGGGACGTGGAACTTATCAGATGATGCATAGTTACTGGCCATCTGTGCCTTCGAACCCATCAGCTTCGCAATATGAACGGAATCATGCCGAGTGGATCGAAAAGACAGCCAAAATCGTATTTTCCACGACGCTGGAGAATGTCGAATGGAACAATTCCAGACTGGTAAAGGAAGATGTTGAGAAAGAGATCAGGAACCTCAAACAACAGCCAGGCAAGGATATAGTCATCCTCGGCAGTCCCAGGTTTGCGCACCACGTGATGGGTCTTGATCTAATCGATGAGTACAAAATTACGGTTTCTCCTGTCCTGATCGGCAGCGGGCTGCCATTGTTTCAAGGACTCCAAGAGAAGACCAATCTTAAACTCATCGAAAATAAAACTTTCGATTCCGGAGCCATTGGTCTCTGCTACCAAACGGTTAGATGA
- a CDS encoding putative holin-like toxin, with amino-acid sequence MEVKDALSLMFMFGMFILALLTYMKKK; translated from the coding sequence ATGGAGGTCAAAGATGCACTTTCCTTAATGTTCATGTTCGGCATGTTCATTCTGGCATTGCTTACCTACATGAAAAAGAAATAG